The following are encoded in a window of Oreochromis aureus strain Israel breed Guangdong linkage group 10, ZZ_aureus, whole genome shotgun sequence genomic DNA:
- the pho gene encoding phoenix, which produces MAKVGQSNEWTESDAVAEVATADPSDFVLETFPPEYVERISRFIESSSVLCSSQNREDGATEGEAAEADSDSGDSLFITQKPVPEAVRSGRRKRRSLRSGLTSPREREESEDDSSPSASFQDTRSKKRRKKETKLRMPKYSFPFLKDKMPKAKGIFLSEVQNTRLHYSSMGAFFDCIRKLQQSYQTVEDLESNLPAIDMNGECISPISEGEEEDLGDEDMKVVAKKHFVIPSKRRHSQSWYSEKKRNSKGKQWREGLTGDEMPPGGWGVVLHKIPAKKPSLRTALSSDLESSDDEDPSCRIRREKGTSNKRLTHQSVRAQTETLKTNRKKRDRSEEKEMEDELSDSSPPQSPKECIQKCRVSTKEKLSQEGRGDSEPADQSFFQSDTNNAATCSETNVKKKRNHREHNESAEEADNESQEVEVQYAAPSMNEEITEVEESPHLSQTISELELNENNRMEESDISDSEQRKKKKDDQENENTEEEKSQDELEDQHTASSLNEEITEVEETQHLSQTVNELEINAKAGLEDSDVPDSQQKKVKEDNKEIKNAEEDKSQSQDEPEDQHDAASLNDEINEVEEETPYLSQVTSVLDVTGKTVMEDSDMTDTQQKKKKKKKKKVKEDNKENKNAEEEQSQNQDELEVQGTAASANEEIIEEEESDIPHSQQKKKKKKKRKKSPEEHEKEKMKKKTSESNDGEEEDVERLKCNTAAESLHDDVEIPTKKKKKKKGTEKKKEFEDCGEGDGFRNTEAFQENLEKTLESSSVKRKKHKKSSQRDESNTPEDEENPQKTDEIEDHDAGLLMTKKKKKKMKEMSSMEGSNDSVAQSSDLLSVQQKKKKRKSVFLCADVEGKAAHSEEEKHCPSRSVTAEKPGVSTGSSAESAEIAVSLDKSNDRVRKKKKKRKMSDEQESVEKDLEPDFEELEEALSDTGLKKKKKKRKRNETKSATPVKGSENADARCSDEAVVLKKKREKNIQETPAAASEETESESLFEHASPSLDTPGKDSKKKKKGKSAHNVSLWSKEQSYERLITSKAGRKTDMKERKRTADCSFTTQSKTSVLPSPHSIKKNKPKKLKRTLHNPSGDFLTHSQYQ; this is translated from the exons ATGGCGAAAGTGGGTCAGTCCAATGAGTGGACTGAATCCGACGCTGTTGCCGAAGTTGCTACAGCGGATCCATCGGATTTTGTGCTGGAAACGTTCCCTCCTGAATATGTGGAGAGAATTTCGCGGTTTATCGAGTCTTCTTCTGTTCTCTGTTCGAGTCAGAACAGAGAGGATGGTGCAACTGAAGGAGAGGCCGCTGAAGCAGACAG TGACTCAGGAGACAGCCTGTTCATCACTCAGAAGCCTGTACCTGAGGCTGTGAGGTCAGGAAGACGGAAGCGCCGCAGCCTACGATCAGGTCTCACGTCTCCCAGAGAGCGAGAGGAAAGTGAAGATGACAGTTCACCTTCGGCCTCCTTTCAAGACACCAGAagtaaaaaaaggagaaaaaaagagacaaaactcAGAATGCCAAAGTACAGTTTCCCATTCCTCAAAGACAAGATGCCGAAAGCCAAGGGCATTTTTTTAAGTGAAGTGCAAAACACGAGGCTACAT TATTCTTCAATGGGGGCCTTCTTTGATTGTATAAGAAAGCTGCAACAGAGCTATCAAACCGTAGAGGATCTGGAGTCAAATTTACCAGCAATTGACATGAATGGAGAGTGCATATCTCCAATATCAGA gggagaagaagaagatttaGGAGACGAGGACATGAAAGTGGTG GCAAAGAAGCATTTTGTGATACCATCAAAAAGGAGACACTCACAGTCCTGGTACAGCGAGAAGAAGAGAAATAGTAAAGGAAAACAGTGGAGGGAAGGACTTACTGGTGATGAAATGCCACCAGGAGGATGGGGAGTTGTGTTACATAAAATACCAGCTAAGAAACCCTCATTGAGAACTGCACTGTCTTCAGATTTGGAGAGCTCTGACGATGAAGATCCTTCTTGTAGAATTCGGAGAGAGAAGGGGACGAGTAATAAACGACTGACACACCAAAGCGTCCGCGCTCAAACCGAAACGCTAAAGACAAATAGGAAAAAGAGAGACCGCTCTGAGGAAAAAGAAATGGAGGATGAGCTGAGTGACAGCAGTCCTCCACAAAGTCCAAAGGAATGCATACAAAAGTGCAGAGTTTCAACCAAAGAGAAGCTATCCCAGGAAGGGCGGGGAGACAGTGAGCCTGCAGACCAAAGTTTCTTCCAGAGTGACACCAATAACGCTGCTACATGCAGTGAAACCAATGTGAAGAAGAAGCGAAATCACAGAGAACATAATGAAAGTGCAGAAGAAGCTGATAATGAAAGTCAGGAGGTGGAGGTTCAGTATGCTGCACCGTCTATGAATGAGGAAATCACTGAGGTGGAGGAAAGTCCTCATCTGTCACAGACCATCAGCGAGCTGGAGCTTAATGAAAATAATAGGATGGAGGAGAGTGACATCTCTGATTCAgaacagaggaagaagaaaaaggacgACCAAGAAAACGAAaatacagaagaagaaaagagccAGGACGAGCTGGAGGATCAGCACACTGCATCATCTTTGAATGAGGAAATCACTGAAGTGGAAGAGACTCAACATCTATCACAGACTGTTAATGAGCTGGAAATTAATGCAAAAGCTGGGCTGGAGGACAGTGATGTTCCTGATTCACAACAGAAGAAGGTGAAAGAGGAcaacaaagaaatcaaaaatgcagaagaagacaagagCCAGAGTCAGGACGAGCCGGAGGATCAGCACGATGCAGCATCTCTGAATGACGAAATCaatgaggtggaggaggagactCCCTATTTGTCGCAGGTCACCAGCGTGCTTGATGTTACCGGAAAAACTGTGATGGAGGACAGTGACATGACTGATacacaacagaaaaagaagaaaaagaaaaagaagaaggtgaaagaggacaacaaagaaaacaaaaatgcagaagAAGAACAGAGCCAGAATCAGGATGAGCTGGAGGTTCAGGGTACTGCAGCATCTGCGAATGAGGAAATCattgaggaggaggagagtgacATTCCTCATTcacaacagaagaagaagaaaaagaagaaaagaaagaagtcaCCTGAAGAACATGAAAAGGagaagatgaaaaagaaaacgTCAGAAAGCAACGATGGTGAGGAGGAAGATGTCGAGCGGTTAAAGTGCAACACCGCTGCTGAATCTCTTCACGATGATGTGGAGATaccaacaaagaagaagaaaaagaaaaaaggaacagagaaaaagaaagagtttgAAGATTGTGGTGAAGGTGACGGTTTCAGAAATACTGAAGCTTTTCAGGAAAACCTTGAGAAAACTTTGGAATCCAGttctgtgaaaagaaaaaagcacaaaaagtcATCTCAGAGAGACGAATCTAACACTCCCGAAGATGAAGAAAATCCACAGAAAACAGATGAGATTGAAGACCATGATGCTGGTTTACTGAtgaccaagaagaagaagaagaaaatgaaagaaatgtcaAGCATGGAGGGCTCCAATGACAGTGTGGCACAAAGCTCTGATCTGTTGTCtgtgcagcagaaaaaaaagaagaggaaatctGTCTTCCTCTGTGCTGATGTAGAGGGAAAAGCTGCTCAttcagaggaagaaaaacattGTCCTTCGCGATCTGTGACTGCTGAAAAGCCAGGCGTCAGCACCGGCAGTtctgctgaatcagcagaaatCGCTGTAAGTTTGGACAAATCTAATGACAGAGtcaggaaaaagaagaagaagaggaaaatgtCAGATGAACAAGAGAGTGTGGAAAAAGATCTGGAACCAGATTTTGAGGAACTTGAGGAGGCCCTGTCTGACACAgggctgaagaagaagaaaaagaaacgtAAGAGGAACGAAACCAAGTCGGCAACCCCCGTGAAAGGATCAGAAAATGCTGATGCAAGATGCTCTGATgaggctgtggtgttaaaaaagaagagggaaaaaaatatccAAGAAACACCAGCAGCTGCAAGTGAAGAAACTGAATCAGAAAGTCTGTTTGAACATGCTTCGCCATCTTTAGATACACCTGGAAAAGacagcaaaaagaagaaaaaagggaaatctGCTCATAATGTTTCACTATGGAGTAAAGAACAATCTTATGAGCGTTTAATCACATCCAAAGCAGGGCGTAAAACTGACATGAAAGAGCGAAAGAGAACAGCTGATTGCAGTTTCACCACGCAGTCAAAGACTTCTGTGCTGCCCTCTCCACACAGCATCAAGAAAAACAAGCCAAAAAAGCTCAAGCGCACCCTTCATAATCCCAGTGGGGACTTTCTTACACACAGTCAGTACCAATAA